The Porphyromonas sp. oral taxon 275 DNA window TACCTCCTGCCCGAGGGGACGAGGCTGCAGCTCACCGAGGACATCAGCGACCGCACGCAGCGCCACGCCACGGAGCTCCAGCTGAGCTACGAGAAGAACCGCGCGCAGAGCTTCGTCAGCAGCACGCTCGTCCTCTCAGGAGAGTGGAATGAGGGGCGCGGGGAGCTGAGCTCCGTGAGCCGCAGGCTCCCCCAGGCTGCGGGAGGCACGGCCGAGATCGGGGAGCGCCTGCAGGCCCTGCATCACCGCACGCTCCGACTGAATAGCCACACGCGCTGGGTGCACCGCGGGGCAGGCGGGGCAGGCTTCGAGTGGAGCTCCACCAACAGCCTCAGTTCGTCGCCTCAGGCCCTAGTGCTGGAGGGGAGCAAGGCAGCACGCCAAGACCTCAGCCTGAGCACCTACGCCTCCTCCAATACGCTCGAGCTGCTGCGCAAGGTCGAGACGCAGCGCTGGACGCTCTCGGCAACAGCGCATCTCGACGCCCGCTACACGACGCTGAGCTCCAGCCTCACCCACCCCGACGTCCCTAGGGGAGGCCGTGGCGAGCTAAGCCATCTACACACCCGCCTCGCGCTGGGCCCCATCCTACGCTACAGCCACGGGACGCTCCAGGGCTCGCTCCGCCTCCCACTCGCCCTCGGCTACACCCTGCTGGACAATACCCCTGTAGCAGGCGAGCGCAGTGATGCCCAGCGGCTGAAGCTGCACCTACAGCCCTCCCTCAGCCTATCGTGGAGGCTCAGTGACAGCTATAGCCTGCAGGCTGGTACCAGCTACAGCGCCAGCGAGACCCCCTGGCGCCAGCTGCTCACAGCGACCATCATGCAGAGCTACCGCAGTCTAGCGCGCTACCGCGCTGCGCTCCACGACAGCCACGCCGCTAGTGCCGAGGCCCGGCTCTCCTATCGGGATCTATTCAGCCGCATCTTTGCCCACATCGAGGCGGGCTGGCGGCGCTCGTGGAGTGACATCAGCTACGGCACACGGCTCGACGAGGAGGGGCAGCGCCTCCTCGAGGCCGCCTACCTCCCCCACCACAGCGAGCGCTACACGCTCACAGCCTACGGGCGCAAGGATCTCGACTGGCAGACGACACAGCTCGCCCTCTCGGCTACGCTCTCCCGCAGCGAGCAGGAGCTCCTCCGTCAGGGCGTCCGCCTCCACTACCGCGCCCTGGGCTACGGCCTACAGGGCTCCGTCGGGCTCGACCTCACCAGCGGCTACCGCCTCGAGTATGATGCCCGCTGGCAGGGGCTCCGCTCCGAGCTCGTGGAGCAGCGCCTCTGGAGCGGCGCACTGACGCAGCGCCTCCAGCTGAGCCTCGCCCTCCTGAACGCACGGCTGCAGGCCAAGCTCCATGCCAAGCACAGCCACGATAGCAGCCTCGCCCTCGGGCAGCGGGACTTCCTCTTCCTCGGGGCGAGCCTGAGCTACAAGCCCAATCGACGCCTGGAGCTCATCCTCGACGGCGACAACCTCAGCGACATCCGCAGCTACGCCACCCGCCGCCTCGAGGAGCTCGAGGAATACCGCAGTGTCTATCACCTGCGCCCCCGCTCGCTCGTCCTCTCCCTACGCCTGACCCTCTGAGCCAGCGCGCACGCCCTGTGCTGAGGCACTGCGGGTAGCTCCTTCCCCCTTTCACTTACCCCCTACCCTCCTCATGCTCCAGTTCGCTGGGGCACAATACGTCTATGCTCATTGCGAGGAGGGGGCGAGGCAGCGGAGCAGCTGAGGACAGAAGGCAGGGCTAAGGGGGAGGGGGCGTGAAGGCTATCCGTCAGCGCTCTGAGGGACGTCAGTCAGGAGCGCAAGGGATAGCCATGAGCCAACTGAGGGATATCCCTTACGGAGGCGGGAGGCCGCCCGCAGCGCGGTGGATCGATGGAGGGCCTCGAGTGGGAGACCCTAGGCAAGCCTTCGCACGCCTCTCGGGGGCGTGGTCATCAGGCCTTCGGGCAAGGCTAGAGCCTCAGCGTGTACGTCAGCGCGACCCGCCAGGCGGCGAGGGCTCGAGGCAGGCCCAGCGGCTCGGGATAGGGATTGGACCTCAGCCCCTCCCTAAATCGGCCTAGTCTTGTCTAAGTGTATGATTTTCCCTATTTTTGTGGCTAATTGTTGCGGGCAGCTCTAGGGCTGCCTGTGGTATCCAAGACAAGAGTAATACATTATATAGAACAAGAAGAAATGGCTGTATCGATTAAGCAGACTTCGGACGTAGCTGCCGTCATCACCGTCTCGGTGAAGGGAGCAGACTACCAGGCACAGGTAGAGAAGGAAATCAAGAACTATCAGAAGAAGGCTACGCTGCCTGGCTTCCGTAAGGGGCACGCACCTCTGGGCCTGATCAAGAAGCAGGTCGGCGAATCCATCAAGGTAGATGAGATCAACCGCTACGTGGTCAAGGAGCTCTTCGGCTACATCGACGAGCAGAAGCTCCAGATCCTCGGGCAGCCCCTGCCCGTAGTCGCAGACTATGACTTCGCTACGCAGGAGGACTTCGACTTCGCCTACGACGTGGCTCTGGCACCCAGCATCGACGTCCAGCTGAGCAAGGAGGACAAGCTGACCTACTACAACATCGCCGCTACCAAGGAGATGGAGGACGAGCAGATCAAGCACATGCTCGACAACGCTGGCACACAGATCGACGCCGAGGAGGTCGCTGACAACGATGTCGTCTACGGCCGTATGGTCGAGCTCGCAGGCGGTGCGCCCAAGGAAGGCGGTATCGTCGCAGAGAAGGCCCTCATCCTCCCCCGCTTCGCACGCAACGAAGAGCAGAAGGCTAAGCTCATCGGCGCTAAGCTCGGTGACGTCCTGACGCTCGTCCCCTACAGCCTCTATGATGGCCAGCCCGCAGAGCTCACCTCGCTGCTCGACATCAAGCGTGAGGACGTGCCCGCACTCGAGGGCGTCGAATTCAGCTACGAGATCAACAAGATCTCCCGCCGTCAGCCCGCTGAGATGAACGAAGCCTTCTTCGTCGAGGCCTTCGGTCAGGAGAGCGAGATCCGCACGGAGGAGGCACTGCGCCAGAACATCCGTGAGAGCTTCGGCGAGCAGTTCGCTACCGAGAGCGACTTCAAGTTCGCCCGCGACCTGCGTGAGCTGCTGCTGGCCAAGGCTGGTGACGTCAAGTACGACGAGGCCCTGCTGAAGCGCATCTTCCTGGCCAACAATAAGGAGGCTAAGGAAGAGGACATCGACCGCGACATGCCCCAGGTGCTGAAGGACATCACCTTCGACCGCATCAAGGGTGACCTACTGAAGGCGCACAACGTCAAGATCGAGGATGCCGACCTCGAGAAGCTGGCTCTGATCGTGGCCAAGAACCAGTTCGCCATGTACGGTATGACCTCTGTGCCCGATGACCTGCTGGCTAGCTACGCCAAGAACATGCTGCAGGACGAGCGCACGAAGGAGAACCTCATCGACCGCGTCGCCGACTCCAAGCTCGCTGAGATCGCCAAGTCCGTGATCAGCGTCGAGGAGAAGACGGTAACTCCCGAGGAGTTCAATGCTCTGGTGAACGGAGCCAAGGCCTAAGGCCACGCCCCTCCCATCGAAGGTCTCTCCACAGGGTCTACGCTCTGTAGAGAGACCTTCGTCTTGTCCACTCGCTAGCCCTCGCAGAGGGGCGAGCATTCACTCGACACCCCTATTACCTATAGCTTATGATCACAGTCAGCGATCTCTCTGTGCAGTTCGGGAAGCGCATCCTCTTCCAGGACGTCAACCTCAAGTTCACCCCCGGCAACTGCTACGGCATCATCGGGGCTAACGGTGCCGGTAAGTCTACCCTACTACGCACCATCAGCGGCGCCCTCGATCCTACGCGTGGGAGCGTCACCCTCGGCCCTGGCGAGCGCCTCTCGGTACTGAGCCAGGACCACTATGCCTTCGACGAGTACACCGTCATGGATACGGTGCTGATGGGGCACAGCGTCCTCTGGGCCATCATGGAGGAGAAGAACGCCCTCTATGCCAAGCCTGACTTCAACGACGAGGACGGCAACCGCGTGGCCGAGCTCGAGGACAAGTTCGCCGAGATGGAGGGCTGGAATGCCGAGAGCGATGCCGCCATGCTCCTGAGCGGCCTCGGCATCAAGGAGGACCTCCACTACAAGCTGATGAAGGAGCTCAGCGGTAAGGAGAAGGTACGCGTGCTGCTGGCACGTGCCCTCTACGGCAAGCCCGACAACCTCCTGCTCGACGAGCCGACCAATGACCTCGACCTCGAGACCGTGGCTTGGCTGGAGCACTACCTCTCAGAGTACGAGCAGACGGTGCTCGTGGTCAGCCACGACCGTCACTTCCTCGACTCGGTCTGCACGCACACGGTGGATATCGACTTCGGCCGCGTACAGCAGTTCGCTGGTAACTATAGCTTCTGGTACGAATCCAGCCAGCTCGCCCTGCGCCAGCAGCAGCAGCAGAACAAGAAGGCAGAGGAGAAGCGCAAGGAGCTGGAGGAATTCATCCGTCGCTTCAGCGCCAATGTGGCCAAGAGCAAGCAGACCACCAGCCGCAAGAAGATGCTGGAGAAGCTGAACGTCGAGGAGATCAAGGCCAGCAGCCGCCGCTACCCAGGGATCATCTTCACCCCCGACCGTGAGCCAGGCAACAAGATCCTTGAGGTCAAGGGTCTGACGGCCTACGCCGACGACGGCACGCTCCTCTTCCGCGACCTCAACTTCAACGTAGAGAAGGACGACAAGATCGTCTTCATCAGTCGAGACCCACGTGCTATGACGGCGCTCTTCCAGATCATCAACGACGAGGAGAAGGCCAGCGAAGGCAGCTACGAGTGGGGGCAGACGATCACGATGGCCTACCTACCGCTGGACAACTCTGCCTTCTTCGACACGGACATGAACCTTGTGGAGTGGCTCTCGCAGTTTGCCGCCGACACCAATGAGGTTTACCTCAAGGGCTTCCTCGGGCGTATGCTCTTCTCTGGCGAAGAGATCCTCAAGAGCGCCTCTGTCCTCTCTGGGGGCGAGAAGATGCGCTGCATGATCTCGCGTATGATGCTCAAGAACGCCAATACGCTCGTCCTTGACAGCCCTACCAACCACCTCGACCTCGAGTCCATCCAGGCCTTCAACAACACGCTCAAGGCCTTCAAGGGCAATGTCCTCTTCACCAGCCATGACCATGAGTTCATCCAGACGGTCGCCAATCGTATCATCGAGCTGACGCCCGGCGGGATCATCGACAAGATCATGGACTACGACGACTACATCACCGACCCCACGGTCGCTGAGCTCAAGGCCAAGTACTACGGCAACTAAGCCGAGCTACCGAAGCCTCTCAAAGCACACAGCCCCCGAGCCGCAGATCTGCGGGCTCGGGGGCTGTGTGCTTTGTAGGGCTAGGGCTGCAGCCTGATGCGAAGGGCTGCGTTGTGCTTCATGGGAGGAGGCGCCGTCTGAGCGGACCAGTCTCGGCGGGCTAGTGCTAGCCGCACTCCCCTTGTGCCGAGGGCTCGGGCGCAAGCTGGGCGTAGTGCCATTCATCTAGGATGCGGCCGTTCTTGATCACAGCACGCTCCAGGACGCAGCAGAGGCGATAGCCGGCCTTCTCGAGGACGCGCTGCGAGGCTTTGTTGTAGTCGAAGACTCCCGCGAAGATGCGTACCAGCCCAAGCTGCTCGAAGCCGTAGGCCGTCATCAGCCGTGCCGCCTCGCTCGCATAGCCGCGTCCCCAGTAGGGCTCACCGATCCAGTAGCCCAGCTCGGCCGAGCAGCGGTGGATGTCTACCCCTGGGACGAGGCCGACGACACCGACCAGCTGCCCCTCAGCCTCAATGGCGAAGTTCAGCTGCGGGCAGTCGGCTTGGCAGAGGGCGATGAAGGCCTCGGCATCCTCGAGGCTATAGGGAGAGGGGATGAAGTCGCGAAGGTTATCCCAGATGCGGCGATTATTGCACAGCGCCGCGAGGGTAGGAGCATCCTCGGGCACGAGGGGACGGAGGCGTACGGAGCTCATAGTAGTGGCTAGCTAGGGTCAAGGGCAAAGGACAATAAAGAACGAGCCCCAGCGGCTCCTCGATCGAGGGGGCGCTGGGGCTCGTCGTGCTTGGGATCTCT harbors:
- a CDS encoding ABC-F family ATP-binding cassette domain-containing protein; this translates as MITVSDLSVQFGKRILFQDVNLKFTPGNCYGIIGANGAGKSTLLRTISGALDPTRGSVTLGPGERLSVLSQDHYAFDEYTVMDTVLMGHSVLWAIMEEKNALYAKPDFNDEDGNRVAELEDKFAEMEGWNAESDAAMLLSGLGIKEDLHYKLMKELSGKEKVRVLLARALYGKPDNLLLDEPTNDLDLETVAWLEHYLSEYEQTVLVVSHDRHFLDSVCTHTVDIDFGRVQQFAGNYSFWYESSQLALRQQQQQNKKAEEKRKELEEFIRRFSANVAKSKQTTSRKKMLEKLNVEEIKASSRRYPGIIFTPDREPGNKILEVKGLTAYADDGTLLFRDLNFNVEKDDKIVFISRDPRAMTALFQIINDEEKASEGSYEWGQTITMAYLPLDNSAFFDTDMNLVEWLSQFAADTNEVYLKGFLGRMLFSGEEILKSASVLSGGEKMRCMISRMMLKNANTLVLDSPTNHLDLESIQAFNNTLKAFKGNVLFTSHDHEFIQTVANRIIELTPGGIIDKIMDYDDYITDPTVAELKAKYYGN
- a CDS encoding carboxypeptidase-like regulatory domain-containing protein, coding for MLRRLLLLLVLLVGLSPARAQAQSQPQLRRMSLSGQLRSGTEPVAGAVLALLQPTDSSMLAYAITDSQGRYTLQLETALPELLLRVRSLGYRPQLRRIKAETQRLDLSLEREERLLREVLVKAQRLWAQRDTLNYLVSAYTLQQDRTIGDVLRRLPGITIEDNKVIKYQGVPINRFYIENLDLLRGRYNLATEGIKAEDVATVQVLEHHEPVRALQDQRPAQQAAINLRLKDKAKGVWSKALRLGAGAYAPGPLWDATLQASYFGKGRQQLLRYSSDNLGRDHDPAAVLYGAFVSEPTQLLELVAHGRPPVGNGLFGYRHGAHLSSLTKLADSASLSYQLHYRHQSTHGSSLTETSYLLPEGTRLQLTEDISDRTQRHATELQLSYEKNRAQSFVSSTLVLSGEWNEGRGELSSVSRRLPQAAGGTAEIGERLQALHHRTLRLNSHTRWVHRGAGGAGFEWSSTNSLSSSPQALVLEGSKAARQDLSLSTYASSNTLELLRKVETQRWTLSATAHLDARYTTLSSSLTHPDVPRGGRGELSHLHTRLALGPILRYSHGTLQGSLRLPLALGYTLLDNTPVAGERSDAQRLKLHLQPSLSLSWRLSDSYSLQAGTSYSASETPWRQLLTATIMQSYRSLARYRAALHDSHAASAEARLSYRDLFSRIFAHIEAGWRRSWSDISYGTRLDEEGQRLLEAAYLPHHSERYTLTAYGRKDLDWQTTQLALSATLSRSEQELLRQGVRLHYRALGYGLQGSVGLDLTSGYRLEYDARWQGLRSELVEQRLWSGALTQRLQLSLALLNARLQAKLHAKHSHDSSLALGQRDFLFLGASLSYKPNRRLELILDGDNLSDIRSYATRRLEELEEYRSVYHLRPRSLVLSLRLTL
- a CDS encoding trigger factor, which produces MAVSIKQTSDVAAVITVSVKGADYQAQVEKEIKNYQKKATLPGFRKGHAPLGLIKKQVGESIKVDEINRYVVKELFGYIDEQKLQILGQPLPVVADYDFATQEDFDFAYDVALAPSIDVQLSKEDKLTYYNIAATKEMEDEQIKHMLDNAGTQIDAEEVADNDVVYGRMVELAGGAPKEGGIVAEKALILPRFARNEEQKAKLIGAKLGDVLTLVPYSLYDGQPAELTSLLDIKREDVPALEGVEFSYEINKISRRQPAEMNEAFFVEAFGQESEIRTEEALRQNIRESFGEQFATESDFKFARDLRELLLAKAGDVKYDEALLKRIFLANNKEAKEEDIDRDMPQVLKDITFDRIKGDLLKAHNVKIEDADLEKLALIVAKNQFAMYGMTSVPDDLLASYAKNMLQDERTKENLIDRVADSKLAEIAKSVISVEEKTVTPEEFNALVNGAKA
- a CDS encoding GNAT family N-acetyltransferase; the encoded protein is MSSVRLRPLVPEDAPTLAALCNNRRIWDNLRDFIPSPYSLEDAEAFIALCQADCPQLNFAIEAEGQLVGVVGLVPGVDIHRCSAELGYWIGEPYWGRGYASEAARLMTAYGFEQLGLVRIFAGVFDYNKASQRVLEKAGYRLCCVLERAVIKNGRILDEWHYAQLAPEPSAQGECG